The following are from one region of the Salvia splendens isolate huo1 chromosome 2, SspV2, whole genome shotgun sequence genome:
- the LOC121782603 gene encoding uncharacterized protein LOC121782603: MAEQGLSVVSSANATIPLPGHSTEDVYQVSSVNASVSLTSQTLVVGQEFPDVDTCRRTLKDIAIALHFEIRIVKSDRSRFIAKCSKDGCPWRVHVAKLPGVPTFTIRTLNAEHTCEGVQNLHHQQASVGWVARSMEARIRDNPQYKPKEILQDIRDQHGVAVSYMQAWRGKERSMAALHGTYEEGFKLLPAYCEQIRKTNPGSIASVVATGQENSFQRLFVSYRAAIYGFINACRPLLELDRVHLKGKYLGTLFCAAAIDADDQLFPLAIAVVNVESDENWMWFMSELRKLLGVNTDSMPRLTILSERTIGMVEAVETHFPNAFHGFCLRFISENFRDTFKNSKLVNIFWNAVYALTTAEFENKISEMVQISEDVLPWLHHFNPQLWAVAYFEGVRYGHFTLTVTELLYNWALECHELPIVQMMEHIRHQLASWFNERLNIGMRLTSILVPSAEKRISEAISDARCYKVLRANEVEFEIVSTERTNIVDIRNRVCSCRRWQLYGLPCAHAAAALISCGQNAHLFAEPCFTVHSYRETYSQMIHPIPDKSLWKELGEGTDGGGAKVDIIIRPPKTRRPPGRPKKKVLRLESLKRPKRVVQCGRCHMLGHSQKKCTQPM, encoded by the coding sequence ATGGCTGAACAGGGCTTATCTGTAGTGTCCAGTGCGAATGCAACTATCCCTCTGCCCGGCCACTCGACCGAAGATGTTTACCAGGTTTCTAGTGTGAATGCAAGTGTATCTTTGACGAGTCAGACTTTGGTTGTTGGGCAGGAGTTCCCTGATGTGGATACTTGTAGAAGAACATTGAAGGATATAGCCATAGCATTGCATTTTGAGATTCGGATAGTGAAATCTGATAGGAGTAGGTTTATAGCCAAGTGTTCTAAAGATGGTTGTCCGTGGCGTGTCCACGTTGCAAAGTTGCCAGGAGTTCCCACATTTACCATTAGAACGCTTAATGCAGAGCACACGTGTGAAGGCGTCCAAAATCTTCATCATCAACAGGCATCTGTGGGCTGGGTTGCACGATCTATGGAAGCACGTATCAGGGATAATCCACAATACAAGCCGAAGGAGATTTTGCAAGATATTCGTGATCAACATGGGGTAGCAGTCTCTTATATGCAGGCCTGGAGAGGGAAGGAACGTAGTATGGCTGCATTGCATGGGACTTATGAAGAAGGTTTCAAGCTTCTACCTGCATATTGTGAGCAGATAAGGAAAACTAATCCAGGCAGCATTGCTTCTGTTGTTGCCACAGGACAAGAAAATTCATTCCAACGGTTATTTGTTTCTTATCGCGCTGCAATCTATGGATTCATTAATGCTTGCCGGCCACTTTTAGAACTGGACAGAGTCCATCTTAAAGGGAAGTACTTAGGAACATTGTTTTGTGCTGCTGCCATTGATGCCGATGATCAACTGTTTCCATTGGCAATAGCTGTCGTTAATGTGGAAAGTGATGAGAATTGGATGTGGTTCATGTCAGAGCTGCGTAAGCTTCTAGGGGTGAACACTGATAGTATGCCCAGGCTCACAATACTTTCTGAGAGAACAATAGGTATGGTGGAGGCTGTCGAGACTCATTTTCCTAATGCATTCCACGGTTTTTGCCTGCGATTTATCAGCGAGAACTTCCGTGATACATTCAAGAACTCAAAGTTGGTGAACATATTCTGGAATGCTGTTTATGCGCTCACAACAGCTGAATTCGAAAATAAAATTTCTGAGATGGTGCAGATTTCAGAGGATGTCTTGCCTTGGCTACACCATTTCAACCCTCAGCTATGGGCCGTGGCATACTTTGAAGGTGTACGCTACGGCCACTTCACCTTGACTGTCACAGAATTGCTGTACAATTGGGCATTAGAATGTCACGAGCTCCCTATTGTACAGATGATGGAGCATATTCGGCATCAGTTAGCATCATGGTTCAACGAACGTCTTAACATAGGAATGCGACTGACCTCAATTCTTGTACCCTCTGCTGAAAAGCGGATTTCAGAAGCTATTTCAGATGCTCGCTGTTACAAAGTGCTCCGTGCCAACGAGGTTGAGTTTGAGATTGTTTCAACTGAAAGGACAAACATCGTGGACATAAGAAATCGAGTTTGCTCATGTCGCCGTTGGCAGCTCTACGGTCTGCCATGTGCACATGCAGCTGCAGCTCTGATCTCCTGTGGGCAAAATGCTCACTTGTTTGCTGAGCCTTGCTTCACAGTCCACAGCTACCGCGAAACCTACTCACAGATGATACACCCGATCCCCGACAAGAGCCTGTGGAAGGAGCTAGGCGAGGGCACTGATGGTGGAGGAGCTAAAGTTGATATCATCATTCGGCCACCTAAAACGCGTAGGCCTCCTGGGAGACCGAAAAAGAAAGTTCTGCGCTTGGAGAGTTTAAAACGCCCAAAAAGAGTTGTTCAATGTGGCCGATGCCATATGCTCGGTCACTCTCAGAAGAAATGCACACAGCCAATGTGA